Proteins encoded by one window of Halomonas sp. Bachu 37:
- a CDS encoding WYL domain-containing protein, whose translation MSEIRDTLFRYLAMLQLIPRSPGRISTPVLLEKLNERGFQIDARSLQRDLRDKLAIHFPLGCDDSQRPFRWFFDREFHCNLPALDVPSALTLVLTEEYLKGLLPPVVIGQLTPQFRDARRLLDDLERNGLSQWARKVRAIPNGKALVPAPLSESTWQVVSEALLTQCTIDVTYLSRSAEKEKQLTLHPQGLVSRHSVTYLLATVYKYDDIRQFAMHRIQSAALSESPWRRAESFDIDAYIAHGGFGYLQGQEPINLVAHVAPQVAWLLSETPLSETQMLAPLPQSDWQRLEARIPDDQQTLWWLMGLGANVEVVEPAAWRSEIYSTAKAIVERGKHAND comes from the coding sequence ATGTCTGAAATTCGTGACACCTTATTTCGCTACTTGGCCATGCTGCAATTGATTCCTCGTAGTCCAGGCCGCATCAGCACCCCGGTGCTGCTGGAAAAGCTGAATGAACGCGGGTTTCAGATCGATGCACGCTCCCTACAACGCGATTTGCGCGACAAGCTTGCCATTCACTTCCCGCTAGGTTGCGACGATAGCCAGAGACCGTTTCGCTGGTTTTTCGATCGGGAGTTCCACTGCAATCTACCCGCGCTCGATGTGCCCAGCGCGCTAACGTTGGTGCTAACCGAGGAGTACCTCAAGGGCCTGCTGCCGCCAGTAGTAATCGGCCAGCTCACTCCTCAGTTTCGTGATGCCCGGCGACTGCTTGATGATCTGGAACGCAACGGTTTGAGCCAGTGGGCTCGGAAGGTCCGCGCCATACCCAACGGTAAAGCGTTGGTCCCCGCTCCACTGTCTGAATCGACCTGGCAAGTAGTGTCAGAGGCATTACTGACTCAGTGCACCATTGATGTCACCTATCTGTCGCGCAGTGCCGAGAAGGAAAAGCAGCTTACCCTCCACCCCCAAGGGCTAGTTAGCCGTCATAGCGTGACCTACCTGCTGGCCACCGTCTACAAGTACGACGATATCCGGCAGTTCGCCATGCACCGCATCCAAAGCGCTGCACTCAGCGAATCGCCATGGCGAAGGGCGGAGTCATTTGATATCGACGCCTACATCGCTCATGGCGGCTTCGGCTACCTACAGGGGCAGGAGCCTATCAACTTAGTGGCCCATGTCGCGCCTCAGGTGGCCTGGCTACTCAGCGAAACGCCACTGTCCGAGACACAAATGCTTGCTCCCCTGCCCCAAAGCGACTGGCAGCGATTGGAGGCCCGAATCCCCGACGACCAACAGACTCTGTGGTGGTTGATGGGCCTTGGGGCCAACGTGGAGGTGGTCGAACCGGCCGCTTGGAGAAGTGAGATTTACTCGACGGCCAAAGCAATCGTCGAGCGGGGAAAGCACGCCAATGACTGA
- a CDS encoding DUF2201 family putative metallopeptidase gives MKNTVQPGHYEHTTYMYFNQANQAAAWHSDRQRWAEAYPVTAALAEGLFIEPTISAHVPTATTDGKRVLFNTSWSETLNATSREFIHAHLVWHAVAGDYRPVHCRELHRWHLACDHNVNMQLLQLGHDLSNDAVFFPAAAAWPVEKVYTWLAKHPRLDIEAPLDRMCWEMAPSPVSLQLEALEAGWHRHVQAVIERYRGTPALPDPVAAWLLKRK, from the coding sequence ATGAAGAATACAGTGCAGCCAGGCCACTATGAGCATACGACGTACATGTACTTTAATCAGGCCAATCAAGCGGCCGCTTGGCATTCGGATCGGCAACGGTGGGCCGAAGCATATCCTGTCACCGCGGCACTGGCTGAAGGGCTGTTTATCGAACCAACCATTTCTGCTCATGTTCCAACCGCCACGACCGATGGAAAGCGGGTGTTATTCAACACTAGCTGGAGCGAGACACTGAATGCTACTTCTCGTGAATTCATCCATGCCCACCTCGTGTGGCACGCGGTGGCAGGTGATTACCGCCCAGTTCACTGCCGGGAGCTGCATCGCTGGCATCTCGCGTGTGACCACAACGTCAACATGCAGCTGCTGCAGTTGGGTCACGATTTGTCTAATGATGCCGTGTTTTTTCCTGCTGCGGCAGCCTGGCCTGTAGAGAAGGTCTACACCTGGCTGGCTAAACATCCACGCTTAGATATCGAAGCCCCTCTCGACCGAATGTGTTGGGAAATGGCCCCCTCCCCGGTATCGCTTCAGCTAGAGGCGTTAGAAGCCGGCTGGCACCGGCACGTTCAGGCTGTAATAGAGCGTTACCGTGGTACGCCAGCTCTTCCCGACCCGGTCGCCGCCTGGTTGCTAAAGCGCAAATAA
- a CDS encoding ATP-dependent helicase, with amino-acid sequence MKKSLTWEQKRIVSHENGNALVMAVPGSGKTITLVKRVERLVKSGIDPRSILILMYNKSVSQTFAAKLRVVLKSNAIPEVRTFHSLALKLVSNAEHQQILKKKELVSSDDYRYAQIVRQSYREGADHKQNFIPSDEIEEFELFITRCRAEAVTPDEAASDPTFSKSKPEHIRAYKRYCDLLEEYDLRTFDDCLIEAGLLLRGNQYLGMNFKHIIVDEYQDVNLIQHEMIRSLAKEDTSVMAVGDINQCIYEWRGARPDFIGGLFEKHFKNAKVYHLSCTFRFGHTLSLMSNSVIRRNSTKLSKLCISHPSTPKTNVRIYSDNSLPAVLSQMSEASGTQAILSRTKASLAEAEMVLRLCGLPFRYLDQGASSLYKRAEVGLLVVGALMCVYGNLGRLENHPEKQSLISGFLDGGGFQWKKGQRKEALNGLMTANTDLWAVLGGICVGSHYQKERFEKLTSVRQKDNEDALAIGIFYILEKAGYFTGVGSAGVTRRNSNDKYRGIEKIEKLLKSSKVNAGTFLNLILNSGRRNDDCEPFVLSTLHGCKGLEWDNVAVIGLHEKDFPCGYPGATLGSRSPVKEPMVKDGTEEERRLFYVGITRAKRQLNLMVPADEGLAIWLKNAWDSTPKKTTTALRFVYEAGWTACALTSDAIYNNSVEVKQKSDFSKFHQWYLRDLQRLKV; translated from the coding sequence ATGAAGAAAAGTCTGACATGGGAACAGAAACGCATTGTTAGCCATGAGAATGGCAATGCACTGGTCATGGCTGTTCCTGGTAGCGGCAAGACAATCACGTTGGTAAAACGCGTTGAGCGGCTGGTAAAGTCCGGGATCGATCCCCGCTCTATCTTGATCCTGATGTACAATAAGTCAGTCAGTCAGACCTTTGCTGCAAAACTAAGGGTGGTATTAAAGTCCAATGCGATCCCGGAAGTCCGTACATTCCATAGCCTAGCTTTAAAGTTGGTCAGCAACGCCGAACACCAGCAAATTTTAAAGAAAAAAGAGTTGGTCTCATCAGACGACTATCGTTACGCGCAGATTGTCAGGCAGTCCTACCGAGAAGGAGCTGATCACAAGCAGAATTTTATCCCTTCTGATGAAATCGAAGAATTCGAGTTATTTATAACTCGTTGCCGTGCAGAGGCAGTAACCCCGGATGAAGCGGCTTCAGACCCAACCTTTAGCAAGAGTAAACCAGAGCATATACGTGCTTACAAAAGGTATTGTGATCTTCTTGAGGAATATGATTTACGCACTTTTGATGATTGCTTGATCGAAGCTGGTTTATTACTTCGTGGCAATCAATATCTCGGTATGAACTTTAAACACATCATCGTCGATGAATACCAAGACGTTAACCTAATTCAACATGAGATGATTCGCTCGCTCGCCAAAGAGGATACGTCAGTAATGGCGGTTGGCGATATCAATCAGTGTATCTATGAATGGCGTGGGGCTCGGCCTGATTTTATCGGCGGTTTATTTGAAAAGCACTTCAAGAATGCAAAAGTGTATCATTTATCTTGCACTTTCCGCTTTGGTCACACGCTCTCCTTAATGTCGAATTCGGTGATCCGGCGTAACTCTACGAAGCTTTCCAAGCTCTGTATCAGCCATCCAAGCACCCCCAAGACAAATGTAAGGATATATTCCGATAATAGTTTACCTGCGGTGTTGTCGCAGATGTCGGAAGCGAGCGGAACGCAGGCTATTCTGTCGCGCACTAAGGCGAGCCTAGCGGAAGCAGAAATGGTGTTACGCCTTTGTGGGTTGCCATTTCGTTATCTTGACCAGGGGGCATCATCGCTCTACAAACGGGCTGAAGTCGGGTTGTTAGTAGTTGGCGCATTGATGTGCGTCTACGGTAACTTGGGGCGGCTAGAAAACCACCCAGAGAAGCAGTCACTGATCTCTGGTTTCTTGGATGGGGGAGGATTCCAGTGGAAGAAAGGGCAACGTAAAGAGGCTCTCAATGGCCTGATGACAGCTAATACTGACCTGTGGGCTGTCTTAGGGGGGATTTGTGTCGGTTCTCACTATCAGAAAGAGCGATTCGAAAAACTCACTTCTGTTCGACAAAAAGATAATGAGGATGCGCTGGCTATTGGCATATTTTATATTCTTGAGAAAGCAGGCTATTTTACTGGGGTTGGATCAGCAGGAGTAACTCGTAGGAATTCGAACGATAAGTATCGCGGTATAGAGAAAATTGAGAAACTGCTTAAATCGAGCAAGGTAAATGCTGGGACGTTTCTGAACCTGATATTGAACTCTGGTCGCCGCAATGATGATTGTGAGCCTTTTGTTCTTTCCACCCTTCATGGCTGTAAAGGCCTGGAGTGGGACAATGTTGCGGTGATCGGGCTGCATGAAAAAGATTTTCCATGCGGTTACCCTGGTGCCACTTTAGGATCACGCTCGCCGGTAAAAGAGCCAATGGTAAAAGACGGAACCGAGGAAGAGCGCCGGCTGTTCTATGTTGGAATCACCCGTGCCAAGCGCCAACTTAATCTGATGGTTCCAGCCGATGAAGGGCTGGCAATTTGGCTCAAGAATGCCTGGGACTCCACGCCTAAAAAAACGACTACTGCTTTACGCTTTGTCTATGAGGCTGGATGGACGGCCTGTGCGCTTACCAGTGATGCGATCTATAACAACTCGGTAGAAGTAAAGCAGAAGTCAGACTTCAGCAAATTTCACCAATGGTATCTAAGGGATCTTCAGCGCCTTAAAGTCTAG
- a CDS encoding DUF1016 N-terminal domain-containing protein: MRHVGRLIVEHEQQGAARAAYGKRQIEQLADRLTVDYGRGFDARNLRNIRAFYLAFPIWNTVCTVLSWSHYRTLLQVEGDAARNWYMREAAEQHWSVRALA, from the coding sequence GTGAGGCATGTTGGTCGCCTCATTGTCGAACACGAACAGCAAGGCGCGGCCCGGGCAGCCTACGGGAAGCGCCAGATCGAGCAGCTCGCTGACAGGTTGACCGTGGACTATGGCCGCGGTTTCGATGCCCGTAATCTTCGCAACATACGGGCCTTCTATCTCGCTTTTCCAATTTGGAACACAGTGTGTACCGTATTGAGCTGGTCCCATTACCGCACATTGCTACAGGTTGAGGGAGACGCTGCCCGAAACTGGTACATGCGTGAGGCAGCCGAGCAACACTGGAGCGTACGTGCTCTGGCCTGA
- a CDS encoding SOS response-associated peptidase translates to MCSHYEAPSMDALRAAYDVAPSEPVTHDLWPGYTGPFIRQAQDADPDDEDAPHLDALVGRFGLLPPWAKDEKLARKTYNARSETASIKPSFRGAWREARHCIIPALSIYEPDWRSGRAVPTRITRRDGELLSIAGLWERWRSPAGDTVHSYSMLTVNADDHPLMQHFHRPGAERRMVVILPQAQVEEWLSATDAQSAEFLRQYPAERLAAEPRPGR, encoded by the coding sequence ATGTGCAGTCACTACGAAGCCCCCAGCATGGATGCCTTGAGGGCAGCCTACGACGTGGCGCCGAGCGAGCCCGTGACCCACGATCTTTGGCCAGGCTACACCGGCCCCTTCATTCGCCAGGCGCAGGATGCTGACCCAGACGACGAAGACGCGCCCCACCTGGACGCTCTCGTCGGCCGATTCGGTCTGCTGCCTCCGTGGGCGAAGGATGAAAAGCTGGCCAGGAAGACCTATAACGCTCGCAGTGAGACGGCTTCAATCAAGCCCTCCTTTCGTGGCGCCTGGCGCGAGGCCCGACATTGCATCATCCCGGCGCTCTCCATCTACGAACCCGACTGGCGCAGCGGCCGTGCGGTTCCCACACGCATCACGCGACGAGATGGAGAACTCCTGAGCATTGCCGGGTTATGGGAGCGCTGGCGCTCGCCGGCAGGCGATACCGTGCATAGCTACAGCATGTTGACGGTCAATGCCGACGATCATCCCTTGATGCAGCACTTTCATCGTCCCGGGGCCGAACGGCGGATGGTCGTCATTCTCCCGCAGGCACAGGTCGAGGAGTGGCTGTCCGCAACCGACGCTCAAAGCGCCGAGTTTCTTCGGCAATACCCGGCCGAGCGGCTGGCTGCCGAGCCTCGCCCCGGCCGGTAA
- a CDS encoding GSU2403 family nucleotidyltransferase fold protein, which produces MSYIPLQLEQARVATNTRQLFEALEDLRAQAQSVAGSMHWKQINGQEYLYRAYSHGKNRSLGPRSPKTEAVKAAFEENKQRYKTREQSLKEQISLHAAYVRANRLNRFPLTAARVIRSLQREGIPFRIVGTNALCVYEARAGVLIEPEHLATADIDVLMDVRQGMRIVAQSKPSGLLSLLQRSDRSFRRLSDASFSFCAANDAGYRVDFITQGGGDELQLNEFERQLEAEDLTPVTIASLKWLVASPRFTAVVFDEKGMPLRIPTVDPRAYVLHKLYVSQRADRDPVKRHRDAAQAQLMATILHRELRELPSTRAVIRAFPHVVRKAAGNELDEFDL; this is translated from the coding sequence ATGAGCTACATCCCCCTACAACTGGAACAGGCAAGAGTGGCCACCAACACTCGTCAACTCTTCGAGGCCCTTGAAGATCTTCGGGCCCAGGCACAGAGCGTGGCGGGCTCCATGCACTGGAAGCAGATCAATGGCCAGGAGTATCTCTATCGAGCCTACTCGCATGGCAAGAATCGCTCCTTGGGTCCACGATCGCCAAAGACGGAAGCCGTGAAAGCGGCTTTTGAGGAAAACAAGCAACGATACAAGACCCGTGAACAGTCTCTCAAGGAGCAAATCAGCCTCCATGCGGCGTATGTGCGGGCTAACCGGTTGAATCGCTTTCCGCTGACGGCGGCTCGCGTCATCCGATCGTTACAGCGTGAAGGGATTCCCTTTCGCATCGTGGGCACCAATGCGCTGTGCGTCTACGAGGCACGGGCAGGCGTGCTTATCGAGCCCGAGCACTTGGCTACCGCGGATATCGACGTACTGATGGATGTCAGGCAGGGTATGCGCATCGTGGCCCAGTCCAAGCCTTCAGGGCTGCTGTCGTTGCTCCAACGTAGCGACAGGAGCTTTCGACGCCTCTCGGATGCAAGCTTTTCATTCTGTGCGGCCAATGATGCCGGCTATCGAGTTGACTTCATCACCCAGGGGGGAGGCGACGAACTGCAGTTGAACGAGTTTGAGCGCCAGCTGGAGGCAGAGGATCTGACGCCAGTGACGATTGCCTCGCTGAAATGGCTGGTTGCCTCGCCACGCTTTACCGCTGTGGTGTTCGATGAGAAAGGCATGCCGCTACGTATTCCCACCGTCGATCCCCGGGCATACGTGCTGCACAAGCTGTATGTCAGTCAGCGCGCCGATCGTGATCCGGTCAAGCGTCACAGGGACGCAGCTCAGGCACAGTTGATGGCGACGATTCTGCATCGCGAGCTGCGCGAGTTACCCTCCACCCGAGCCGTGATCAGGGCGTTCCCTCACGTCGTTCGTAAGGCGGCTGGCAATGAGCTGGATGAATTCGACCTGTAG
- a CDS encoding HNH endonuclease signature motif containing protein — MPARGKPVVPDYAYGIDLTGMLEHHELSVLQTHRALSPIYLVSDDAPEPEPVLRTYPPLGYLWVYEPDDIAELTLDEVHLIWEHREQLCGSREAAAEVLAIIEVATGIVETYQGWLSYMDRKEIQSLVPNVEPEAKAPAPDVPLEDAPLPVPAPAPASVPDDSDLSFPALTRQDLYELSEDELKDAWERRPESFASLEAACGALALLRARQGIAVDTGWQALMRHSEILKLVDELPDRDVSEGPPSPERIAVPSPPPPSVEALRTDRRTRRQHETVVREGQPEFRLDVLANYGGRCCLSGCRESVILEAAHISPYTGPHSNHTANGLCLRVDIHRLFDRFRVSIHPDTLTLAIAPSLSDDPTYQALAGKRMTTGRIPASQALLAEHYRRFMAEHSPSAPWDAHRSADVTVETG; from the coding sequence ATGCCGGCAAGAGGCAAGCCCGTCGTACCTGATTACGCCTACGGCATAGACCTTACCGGCATGCTCGAACACCATGAGCTCAGCGTGCTGCAGACGCACCGCGCCTTGTCGCCTATCTACCTGGTCAGCGACGACGCCCCCGAGCCCGAGCCCGTGCTCAGGACCTACCCGCCCCTGGGGTATCTCTGGGTCTACGAGCCCGATGACATTGCCGAGCTGACGCTCGATGAGGTTCATCTCATCTGGGAGCACCGAGAGCAGCTCTGCGGCTCCCGCGAAGCCGCGGCCGAAGTGCTGGCCATCATCGAGGTCGCTACCGGTATTGTCGAGACCTACCAGGGGTGGCTCTCCTATATGGACCGGAAGGAGATCCAGTCGCTGGTGCCAAATGTTGAGCCTGAGGCCAAAGCGCCAGCGCCTGATGTCCCGCTGGAGGACGCTCCCCTCCCCGTCCCAGCTCCAGCTCCAGCGTCGGTTCCCGACGATAGTGATCTCTCCTTCCCCGCGCTGACGCGCCAGGACCTGTACGAGTTGAGTGAAGATGAGCTCAAGGATGCCTGGGAGCGTCGCCCGGAGAGCTTTGCCAGCCTGGAAGCGGCCTGTGGTGCGCTGGCGCTTCTGCGCGCCCGGCAGGGAATTGCTGTCGACACTGGCTGGCAGGCACTGATGCGGCACAGCGAGATACTCAAGCTGGTCGACGAGCTGCCCGATCGGGATGTGAGCGAAGGCCCTCCTTCGCCGGAGCGCATCGCGGTACCCAGTCCGCCCCCGCCGAGTGTCGAGGCCCTGCGTACCGATCGGCGCACGCGTCGCCAACATGAAACCGTGGTCCGGGAAGGTCAGCCTGAGTTTCGTCTGGACGTGCTGGCCAACTATGGGGGGCGCTGCTGTCTCAGTGGTTGCCGGGAAAGTGTCATCCTGGAAGCCGCGCATATCAGCCCCTATACCGGGCCGCACTCGAACCACACGGCCAACGGCCTGTGCCTGCGGGTCGACATCCACCGCCTGTTCGATCGCTTTCGTGTCTCTATCCATCCTGACACCCTGACCCTGGCCATCGCACCATCGCTGTCAGACGATCCCACCTACCAGGCGCTCGCCGGCAAGCGGATGACTACTGGTAGGATACCCGCCTCCCAGGCATTGCTCGCCGAGCATTACCGGCGCTTCATGGCAGAGCACTCACCGTCTGCCCCGTGGGACGCGCATAGGTCTGCTGACGTCACGGTCGAGACCGGCTAA
- a CDS encoding zinc-finger-containing protein — MSDITPQSPCPRAISRVTDPLPPPVVCPHCQSPVDVASHREVYGQDYGSWPWFYLCTGCEARVGIHPKTDIPLGTLVTDAIREARKHSKARFTPLYETGRMTRREAYQALADRLGIPVSECHFGWFDSEMCEKAGKVARELYIAYFNPAPDPVARTPV, encoded by the coding sequence ATGTCCGACATTACTCCGCAATCTCCATGCCCCAGGGCGATTTCCCGCGTCACTGATCCGTTGCCACCACCGGTGGTCTGTCCGCATTGCCAATCCCCGGTAGACGTTGCGTCGCACCGTGAGGTCTACGGTCAGGACTACGGCTCCTGGCCTTGGTTCTACCTATGTACCGGTTGCGAGGCCCGGGTCGGTATACATCCGAAAACCGACATCCCGCTGGGCACTCTGGTCACCGATGCCATTCGCGAAGCCCGCAAGCACAGCAAGGCCCGTTTCACGCCCCTGTACGAAACCGGTAGGATGACGCGCCGCGAGGCCTATCAGGCGCTGGCTGATCGGCTGGGTATCCCGGTCAGCGAATGCCACTTCGGCTGGTTCGATAGCGAGATGTGCGAGAAGGCAGGCAAGGTCGCACGCGAGCTCTACATCGCCTACTTCAACCCGGCGCCGGACCCGGTTGCGCGTACACCGGTATAG
- a CDS encoding tyrosine-type recombinase/integrase, which translates to MKKKNEKLTTKNLEKLSKLLKRGEEAWDLDISGYHVRAGSRGLALRFSYYNEIGKRRVLSFGRYGELTAAEAREFARESAALVARGGDPRQLIENSKAEVRRNEESTVGAYLQSAYHYHQSRMQDGKGTLGRIRRDFTCWMDRPMASLTRFDVEEWQTYQEKLDDKKEQARIEAISKGEEPKKGKRSFKTLKKSYDSIHAMLEHAASRSIIENNPLKGVKLQPYSLPDTEERVTESRRHLRGDETERLFKGLQLYNEKLKKERRNSRAHGKKYLPDLDLVRFSSHHVPFILFMYYTGFRQGDIFELRWEHLDFENQLIRKVISKTKRHHPAPMAFPMSSELMRVLGDWYDQRGGPVTGLVFPSPVTGRMLTNKAMDKSWAAVKDLGGLPKSLHMYSLRHNFASQLVMSGVDLLTVSKLMAHTNIETTVKYYSHLNPGHTRNAVEKMAKFSS; encoded by the coding sequence ATGAAAAAGAAAAATGAGAAGCTAACTACCAAGAATCTTGAAAAGCTTTCAAAGTTATTGAAACGCGGAGAAGAAGCTTGGGACCTTGATATTTCTGGATATCATGTGCGCGCTGGTAGCCGTGGGCTGGCGCTTCGCTTTTCATACTATAATGAGATTGGTAAAAGGCGCGTTCTTTCGTTCGGCAGGTATGGAGAACTAACGGCAGCAGAAGCGCGTGAGTTTGCACGTGAATCCGCAGCGCTTGTCGCCAGGGGAGGAGATCCGCGTCAATTGATTGAAAACTCCAAAGCGGAGGTTAGGCGAAACGAAGAAAGTACAGTAGGAGCATACCTGCAATCCGCTTATCATTATCATCAGTCACGTATGCAAGATGGTAAGGGGACTTTGGGTCGAATCCGTAGGGATTTTACTTGCTGGATGGATCGCCCCATGGCGTCGCTGACTCGGTTCGATGTGGAAGAATGGCAGACATATCAAGAAAAGCTAGATGATAAAAAGGAGCAGGCTAGAATTGAAGCTATCTCTAAAGGTGAGGAACCTAAAAAGGGGAAGAGGTCTTTTAAAACGCTGAAAAAGTCTTATGATTCGATTCATGCTATGCTTGAGCATGCTGCCTCCCGCAGCATAATCGAAAACAATCCGCTGAAAGGTGTCAAGCTTCAGCCCTACTCGCTTCCTGATACTGAGGAGAGGGTTACTGAATCGCGTAGGCATCTAAGAGGTGATGAAACTGAACGGCTATTTAAAGGCTTGCAATTATATAACGAAAAATTAAAAAAAGAACGTAGGAATAGTAGAGCGCATGGTAAGAAGTATCTCCCTGATCTTGATCTGGTGAGGTTTTCTAGCCATCATGTGCCATTCATACTCTTTATGTATTATACAGGGTTTCGTCAAGGCGATATTTTTGAACTGCGCTGGGAGCATTTGGACTTTGAAAACCAACTGATAAGGAAAGTCATTTCCAAAACAAAAAGGCATCACCCAGCTCCAATGGCGTTTCCTATGTCGTCAGAGCTCATGCGGGTGTTGGGTGACTGGTATGATCAGCGTGGTGGTCCTGTTACCGGCCTGGTTTTCCCTTCCCCAGTGACTGGCAGGATGCTGACTAACAAGGCGATGGATAAATCTTGGGCTGCCGTTAAGGATTTAGGTGGCCTACCAAAAAGTCTGCATATGTATAGCTTGCGACATAACTTTGCTAGTCAATTAGTTATGTCAGGGGTTGATCTCCTGACTGTTTCTAAGTTGATGGCGCATACCAATATCGAAACTACGGTTAAGTATTACTCTCATCTTAATCCTGGTCATACAAGAAACGCCGTAGAAAAAATGGCAAAATTTTCCTCGTGA
- a CDS encoding integrase core domain-containing protein codes for MGRWIRYYNEERPHQSLGYVAPKAHPALVA; via the coding sequence ATCGGTCGCTGGATTCGGTATTACAACGAAGAGCGGCCACATCAGTCACTGGGCTATGTGGCACCCAAAGCGCACCCGGCACTTGTCGCTTGA
- a CDS encoding DUF1153 domain-containing protein translates to MSEEQSIKRCTAKRKSAVVMDIFKGKTIVAEVARQHDLTVSEVEGWIEEAQRSMENGFKARPKDIREQYESELRETREALGETHLQIYASKKWRRLLDEDDNS, encoded by the coding sequence ATGAGCGAAGAACAATCAATCAAGCGCTGTACCGCCAAGCGCAAATCCGCCGTAGTCATGGATATTTTCAAAGGCAAGACCATCGTAGCTGAGGTGGCCCGGCAGCACGACTTGACGGTTTCCGAAGTCGAGGGCTGGATCGAGGAAGCCCAGCGTAGTATGGAGAACGGCTTCAAGGCCCGCCCCAAGGATATCCGTGAACAGTACGAGTCCGAACTGCGCGAGACCAGGGAGGCGCTGGGCGAAACTCATCTGCAGATTTATGCATCAAAAAAGTGGCGCCGCCTGCTCGACGAGGACGACAACTCGTAA
- a CDS encoding transposase, whose protein sequence is MVIGAVSLQGRSYFSWAPGTVTGATIVTFLKTLLRYWRGKLRIIWDNAPVHRCREVREWLRQPDVQARLSLEPLPPYVPVLNPTESLWSWIKRKRATLTFKDALGLGQWLKRTTSWIKRRHDHVRKLMKASPVHLKLMGEIGKPTEPGGGNSPALAGLYLGRFQMCSC, encoded by the coding sequence ATGGTGATTGGTGCCGTGTCACTTCAGGGACGATCCTATTTCAGTTGGGCGCCGGGAACCGTTACCGGGGCTACCATCGTTACCTTCCTGAAAACACTGCTCCGGTACTGGCGCGGCAAGCTGCGAATCATCTGGGACAACGCCCCGGTTCATCGCTGCCGAGAGGTTCGTGAGTGGCTGCGCCAACCGGACGTTCAGGCACGCCTGAGTCTGGAGCCGCTGCCGCCTTATGTGCCTGTGCTGAATCCAACGGAGTCCTTATGGAGCTGGATAAAACGCAAACGGGCGACCTTGACGTTCAAGGATGCGCTGGGCTTGGGGCAATGGCTTAAACGCACGACATCGTGGATAAAGCGACGTCATGATCATGTCAGGAAACTGATGAAAGCTTCTCCCGTTCATTTGAAACTAATGGGTGAGATCGGTAAGCCTACAGAGCCCGGTGGTGGTAATTCCCCAGCTCTGGCCGGCCTGTATCTCGGTCGGTTCCAGATGTGTAGTTGCTGA
- a CDS encoding winged helix-turn-helix domain-containing protein — protein MQRIVDSVARLTDVRYSQTHMGRLLKQCGWSWQKPRRQDICRDEAATEHWRDVIWPELKTGPETGRNPDLRG, from the coding sequence ATACAGCGTATTGTCGACTCGGTCGCTCGGCTGACGGACGTTCGGTATAGCCAGACACACATGGGGCGGCTCCTGAAGCAGTGTGGATGGTCCTGGCAGAAGCCCAGACGACAGGATATCTGCCGCGACGAAGCCGCTACCGAACACTGGCGAGACGTGATCTGGCCGGAATTAAAAACAGGCCCGGAGACAGGAAGAAACCCTGATCTTCGTGGATGA